The following coding sequences are from one Nymphalis io chromosome 17, ilAglIoxx1.1, whole genome shotgun sequence window:
- the LOC126774725 gene encoding thrombospondin type-1 domain-containing protein 4-like: MERQKFEGRELFWVIILQLSVLTMAANMTNDTPEITEEPTIGLYAWSSWGSWSPCSRSCGGGVSVQERQCLPRSRNLVNNGTLTSTSIDRQTRQANPDCYGLDKRYHECNIHQCAGGAQDMRAVQCSSYDRRPFRGRFYTWTPYIDGDSPCMLNCRPLGQQFYASLALVVDGTPCTKPGYRAICIQGHCKVKAFE; the protein is encoded by the exons GGTCATTATTCTGCAGCTCTCAGTCTTGACGATGGCGGCAAATATGACGAATGATACTCCTGAG ATAACGGAGGAGCCAACAATTGGATTATATGCTTGGAGCTCGTGGGGCTCTTGGAGTCCTTGTTCTCGGAGTTGTGGTGGTGGAGTATCAGTACAGGAGAGACAATGCTTAcccag ATCTCGTAATTTAGTTAACAATGGGACCTTAACGTCAACGTctatagacagacagacaagaCAAGCTAACCCGGACTGCTATGGACTTGATAAAAGATATCACGAATGTAACATACAT CAATGTGCTGGTGGGGCGCAAGACATGCGTGCAGTACAGTGCTCATCGTATGATCGCAGACCATTCCGCGGTAGATTTTACACTTGGACACCCTATATAGACG GTGACTCACCCTGCATGTTAAACTGCAGACCGCTAGGACAGCAATTCTATGCGTCGCTAGCGCTTGTAGTGGATGGCACGCCTTGCACAAAACCGGGCTACAGAGCTATATGTATTCAAGGACATTGTAAG GTAAAAGCTTTTGAATAG